GAGCACGCCATCGTGACGCAGTGTCATGTCACTCCCGCCGGCCCTCCCCGTCCGGCCCGGCCAGGAGCACGCACCGGACCCGCTGCGGCGACAGACCGTGACCCGAACGGACGAGCCGTCAACGGCCCCCTACGGACCGGCGGAGGCCGCCGTCTCCGGCCCGTGGCCGCGCGTCGGCATGCGGACCGCGTCAGCCGTCATCCGGGCACCCTGACGGACCGTGGCCGCGCACCGTCCGTGACGGGTGACGGAGCGTCCGATCCCGCACCGCCTCCCCGCCGCCGCCCCCGCCGCCGGACGGCGCAACAGAGCATCGGGGTGACAGAGCCCGTAGTGGAAGACAGAGCGTCAACGATGCAGAGGCCCGCGGCACGGCCTGTGCACTGGCCCCGGCGGCCCCGGCCGCTCTCCGCGGCACCTGCCCGCAGCGTCGTGTCGCACGCCCCACCGGCCGCTCCTAGCATGAACCTGAGACCGCCCGTCTCCCCGTGCCGGAAGTGGCGGGACGAGAGCCGAACAGCGACCGTCCGGGACCGGAACCCTCACTCGATGCGCAGGCCACAACGTCTGCGGCTCACAACGGCTGTGGCGCATTCACTCCCGCCGGGCTCCCCCCGAGGAGGGACGATGGCATCCATTCTGGTGGCCGACGACGACGCCGACATCCGTGACCTCGTGGCCTACAAGCTCATGCAGTCCGGCCATCAGGTCACCGTGGTCGACGACGGTCTGAGCGCGCTCAAGGCCGTCCGTGAGCAGACCGTGGATCTCGCCCTCCTCGACATCAGAATGCCCGGGATGTCAGGTCTGGACGTCTGCCGGGAACTGCGGGCCGCGCCGGAGACGGAGAGGCTGCCGGTGATCCTGCTCACCGCTCGATCGCAGGAGTTCGACATCGAGACCGGCTTCGCGGCCGGTGCCGACGACTACATCATCAAACCGTTCAGCCCGCGTGAACTGAGCAGCCGGGTGCAGGCGGTCCTGGCCAGGGCGAACCGATGACCGGCCGCGGCATCGTCAACGACGGCCTGCAGGTGCTGGCCGGGTCGGCCGTGGTGCTGCTGGTACTCCTCGTCTGCGTGCGTGCCGTCCGGCGGGAACGGGAACGCCGCAGGGAGCGCGCGGCCGAGCCGCTCCGGGTCCTGCTGCTTGAATTCCTCTGTGCGGAGGGGGACGAGGACGCGGGAAGCCTACGGGCGCTGTCCGCTCTCGACGACCGGAGCTGGGCGGCTGTCGAACCCACGGCGCGGGCGATCCTCGCGAAGGTGAGCGGACAGGCCAGGGCCTCGCTGGTGGGCCTGTTCGAGCAGCGGGGAGTCGCCACGCGGGCGATGGCGGACCTGCGACGGCGCGGGCCGGTCCGGAAGGGCCGGGCTGCGGAGGTGCTCGGGCTGCTGCGGCACCGGGCGGCCGCCCCACGGCTTCGCGTCCTGCTCTCGGACGCCGACTCCGAGGTGCGGACGGTCGCCGCGCGGGCTCTGGGCCACATCGGGGATCCTGCGGACGTCCCCGACCTGCTGGCCTGCCTGCACGGTCCTCATCCGGTACCGCCTGCGGTCGTCCTGCAGGCGCTCACCGCGTTCGGAGCCGCCGGGCACGACCAGATCGCCACCGGTCTGGACGATGCCGAGCCGCTGGTGCGGGCGGTGACCGTCGAGGCTCTCGGAGCAACTGGAGGAGTGGGGTGGACCACCAGCGTCGCGGCCGCGCTGAGGGCCGATCCGCATCTCGAAGTGCGGATCCGGGCCGCGCGTGCTCTGGGCGCCCTCGGCACGCCGGCCGGCCTGGAGCCGCTGCTGCACGCGGTGCGGCCGGGCCAGCCGGAGTCGCTGCGCGCGGTGGCGGCCAGGGCGCTGGGCCGTCTGGGGGCATCATGCGCGGCCCCACGCCTGGGGGAACTGCTCGACGACCCCGTCCACCGTGTGGCCGCGACCGCGGCCCGGGCGCTGCTGCACGTCGGGCCGGCCGGGCGCGACGAACTGCGCCGCGCCGCGGACGGGGCCCGCGGAGGGCGCGCGGCCGCTCATGCGCGGGCCGCGCTGGCGGAAGCGGCGATCGGCGAGGGAGGCGCACACTCCGCCGCCGGGCGTGCGGCGGTGGGACCGTGACGCCGCCACTCGCGACGGCCGTCCTCGGCGCGGCCGCTCCGGCCACGGCCACGTCGACGGCGAGCGGCCCGCACGACGTGCTGCTGGACGTGATCGCCGTCGGCAACGTCCTGGTTCTCGGGTACTTCCTGGCGATCAACACCGGCTATCTCACGCTGGTCCTCATCGCGGCCGGCGACTTCGTCCGGCACCTGCGCCGCACGCCGTTCGCCGGCTACGACGATGCCTCCGCCAGTCCCTTCACGCTTCCGGTGTCGCTCATCGTGCCCGCGTACAACGAGGAGGCCGGGATCGTGGACGCGGTGCAGGCGCTGCTCCTGCTGCGCCATCCCTCGTTCGAGGTGGTCGTGGTCGACGACGGTTCCACCGACGCCACCCTGGACCGGCTCCGTGAGGCCTTCGACCTCGTCGAGGTGCCCCATGTCGTCTCCACCGAGGTGCCCGTGCGCGGCGCCGTGGAGTCGGTCCACCTGCCCAGGGGCGGCCCGGTGTCGCTGATCGTGGCTCGCAAGCGCAACGGCGGCAAGGCCGACGCCCTCAACGTCGGCATCAATCTGGCCCGCTATCCGCTCCTGTGCATGGTCGACGCGGACTCGATCCTCGACTCGCAGGCGCTGCTCGCGATCTCCAAGCCCTTCGCCGACGACCCGCTGCGGGTCGTGGGCGCCGGGGGTGTGATCGGTATCGCCAACGGCTGCACCGTCGTGGCCGGCCGTGTCGTGCGGGTCCGCATGCCCCACCGGCTGCTGGCGAAGATCCAGACGGTGGAGTACATGCGGGCCTTCCTGCTCGGCCGGACGGGCTGGTCGCGGATCGGCGGCCTGCTGGTGATCGCCGGTGCCTTCGGGATGTTCCGGCGCGACGCGGTGGTCGCCGTCGGCGGGCTCGACCCGGACTGCCTCGGCGAGGACGCCGAGCTGGTCGTCCGACTCCACCACTACCTGCGCGGGACGGGCCACGACTACCGCATCGTCTTCGTGGGCGAGCCGATCTCGTGGAGCGAGGCCCCGGAGACCCTGCGGGTGCTCGGGCGCCAGCGGCGGCGCTGGCACCGCGGTCTCACCGAGGTCCTGCTCAAGCACCGGGGCATGATCGGCCATCCCCGGTACGGCCGGGTAGGGCTGGTGGCTCTGCCCTTCTACGTGCTCTTCGAACTGTGCGCACCGGTCGTCGAGCTCGCCGGCCTGGTCCTGGTACCGCTGGGCCTGCTGATCGGGGCGGTCGACCTGGGATTCCTGTGGCGCTTCCTGCTGGCGTCCTACGGCTACGCGATGGTGATCAGCCTGCTGTCGATTCTGGCCGAGGAGTACGCCTTCCACCGCTACAGCCGCTGGCGGGACATCTCCTCCGCCGTGCTGGGAGCGGCGGCCGAGAACCTCGGGTACCGGCAGTTCACCGCCTGGTGGCGGGTCCGGGGCATCTGGGACGCCGTCCACGGCGCGCCGAAGGTCTGGGGCGTCATGACGCGCCGTGGCTTCGCCGCGGAGCCGACCGAAGGGGACCGGCAATGAGCGGCTTCCGGCCTGCTCGATCCGATCGGGGCGACCGATCCGCGGGCCGGAGGCTCTCCTGGTCGTTCGGCCTGCTGATCGGACTCGTCGTGCTCACCGGCGTCGTCGCCCTGACCGGCGCGCTGCTCCAACACTCGGCGCTCGACGACCTGACGCACCGGGTGACACCGACCCAGGAGGCCAACCTGCGCCTGCGCGGGGAACTCGCCGACAGCTCACGCCGGATGAACGCCTACCTGCTGACCGGCGATCCCGCGCAACTGGCCGCGTTCCTCAGCTCGCGCAACGAATTCCGGGGCCCGCTCACCGAGGCCCTCACGCACGCGCCCGCCGACGCCAGGCCCTACCTGTCGGCTCAGGAGCGGCCGATCCAGGACTACCTGCGGATCACCGACCAGGTGCAGACGGCAACGCCCGGGAGCCCCGGAGCTGCGGCGCTCGCCGTGGCCGCGCAGGTCCCGTACAAAGCCTTCGAGGCCACCAACGCGGAACTGGACGGACGTCTCACCCACGACGCCGACGAGCTCTCCGACCGCGCGGATCTGATCGCGGGGAGCGCGGGCGCCGCCACGTGCGCCCTCCTGGTACTGGCGACGGTGCTGGCCCTGATCGCGGGGCTGCACACCGTGCGGGGCATCACCCGGCCGCTCGCCGGCATCAGGACGGTGCTCGGCCGGCTGGCGCAGGGCGACCACGGGGCCCGGGCGCCGGACCGCGGTCCGGCCGAGGTCCGGGCCGTCGCCCATGCCGTCAACGTACTCGCCGACGAGAACGACCGGCTGCGGCGTCTCGACGCCGAGCGCGACCGGCTGGCCACGGCGGCGCGGCAGGCGGGAATCGGCATCCGGTCCGGCCTCGACCTCGACCAGATTCTCGACGAGGCCGTGCGCGGCCTGGGCGAGGCGCTACGTGCGGACCATGTGCTGGTTCTGCAGGCGGACGACGGCGGCGGGCCCGATGTGCCGGTCGTCCGGGCCTGGAGCGCGGACCGCGGCAGCCTTCCGTCGGAGGAGTTGCTCCGGCTGCCTCCGGCTCCGGCGGAGATCATCCAGGAGCACTACGCGCAGGACACGAGCTGGTCCGTCGACGACGTCCGGCCGCACCTCGCCTCCGGATCCGCTCTGCCCGGCGCCCCCGGCTCCTTCGGGACCACCGGACCACCGCCCGAAGTCCGCGCCGCGCTGACCGCGATGGGCGTCGTCGCCGTCCTGGCGACCCCCTTCGGATCGGGCACGGAGGCCATGGGTGCGGTCGTCCTCGCCCGCAGCCGGCCTGGCGATGTCTGGCTGCCGATGGAGGTCGAGGCCGTCGAGTCGATCGCGGCAGGACTCGGCCGTGCGGTGCGGCAGTCCAGGACCTACCGTCAGGAGACCGAACTCGTTGACCGGCTCAAGGCCTTGGACAAGGCCAAGAACGACTTCCTCTCCACCGTCTCGCACGAGCTCCGCACCCCGCTGACCAGCATCATCGGCTACGTCGAACTGCTGGCGAACGACTCCGGCCCGCTGAGCGACGGCCAACGGCACATGGTGGAGGTGGTGGATCGCAACGCGGCCCGGCTGCGCAACCTCATCGAGGACCTGCTCACCATCTCGCGGGTCGAGTCGGGCGCCTTCACCTCCGAACGGCTGCCGGTCGACCTGCGCCAGCTGGTGAACTCCTCGGTCGAGGCGATCCGCCCGGCGGCCATGGCCGTCCCGGTGACCCTGAACCAGGTGCCCGCCGAGGACGACCTGATCGTCCTCGGCGACGTCCACCAGCTGGACCGCGTCCTGATGAACCTGCTCACCAACGCCGTCAAGTTCACCCCGCCCGGAGGACTGGTCACGGTCAGCACGTCCCGCGGGGACGGCGAGGCTGTGCTGACTGTGGGCGACACCGGGATCGGCATCCCCGAGAAAGACCAGAAGGACCTCTTTCACCGGTTCTTCCGCGCCTCCAACGTCACCGAGCTCGCCATTCCCGGCACCGGCCTCGGCCTGGCGATCGTGCGGAGCATCGTGACCAACCACGAGGGCAGACTGGAGATCCACTCGGCCGAGGGCGAGGGGACCACCGTCATCACCCACCTCCCGCTGCTCCCGGACACGCCCGGCTGAGAAGTGGACGCGCCGTGACGTCGAACTGTGCCGCCGGTGGGCGCGCGAGGGCTCCCGGCGGCCCGGCGAGCTGGCGCCACCGTCGTGGTTCCTTCGTCGGCCTGCCGTTCGGAACCGCCTGGTACCGGGCCACCGGCGGTGCCGCGCGGGCCTGGTGCCGACTGGCCCGCAGGTCGTGCCGGATCCTCGCCGGGACCGTCCACGGGGTGCTCACCGTGCTGGCCTCCGTCCTGTTCTGGCTGCTGCCACCGACCGCGTGGCGGGACGGCGGACCGGGCGGGCAGCCCTGAGCGCACCTCCTGAGCCGGTGCCGGGAGTGGGGACTCGGGTTTCAGCGGGGCGGCGGAACTGCGCGGGCCGACCGATTCGTCTTCGTGAGTGCCGGGAGTCCCGGCAGCACGGGTGCTGTGTCGCC
The window above is part of the Kitasatospora sp. HUAS MG31 genome. Proteins encoded here:
- a CDS encoding response regulator transcription factor, coding for MASILVADDDADIRDLVAYKLMQSGHQVTVVDDGLSALKAVREQTVDLALLDIRMPGMSGLDVCRELRAAPETERLPVILLTARSQEFDIETGFAAGADDYIIKPFSPRELSSRVQAVLARANR
- a CDS encoding HEAT repeat domain-containing protein gives rise to the protein MTGRGIVNDGLQVLAGSAVVLLVLLVCVRAVRRERERRRERAAEPLRVLLLEFLCAEGDEDAGSLRALSALDDRSWAAVEPTARAILAKVSGQARASLVGLFEQRGVATRAMADLRRRGPVRKGRAAEVLGLLRHRAAAPRLRVLLSDADSEVRTVAARALGHIGDPADVPDLLACLHGPHPVPPAVVLQALTAFGAAGHDQIATGLDDAEPLVRAVTVEALGATGGVGWTTSVAAALRADPHLEVRIRAARALGALGTPAGLEPLLHAVRPGQPESLRAVAARALGRLGASCAAPRLGELLDDPVHRVAATAARALLHVGPAGRDELRRAADGARGGRAAAHARAALAEAAIGEGGAHSAAGRAAVGP
- a CDS encoding glycosyltransferase family 2 protein codes for the protein MTPPLATAVLGAAAPATATSTASGPHDVLLDVIAVGNVLVLGYFLAINTGYLTLVLIAAGDFVRHLRRTPFAGYDDASASPFTLPVSLIVPAYNEEAGIVDAVQALLLLRHPSFEVVVVDDGSTDATLDRLREAFDLVEVPHVVSTEVPVRGAVESVHLPRGGPVSLIVARKRNGGKADALNVGINLARYPLLCMVDADSILDSQALLAISKPFADDPLRVVGAGGVIGIANGCTVVAGRVVRVRMPHRLLAKIQTVEYMRAFLLGRTGWSRIGGLLVIAGAFGMFRRDAVVAVGGLDPDCLGEDAELVVRLHHYLRGTGHDYRIVFVGEPISWSEAPETLRVLGRQRRRWHRGLTEVLLKHRGMIGHPRYGRVGLVALPFYVLFELCAPVVELAGLVLVPLGLLIGAVDLGFLWRFLLASYGYAMVISLLSILAEEYAFHRYSRWRDISSAVLGAAAENLGYRQFTAWWRVRGIWDAVHGAPKVWGVMTRRGFAAEPTEGDRQ
- a CDS encoding ATP-binding protein; this encodes MSGFRPARSDRGDRSAGRRLSWSFGLLIGLVVLTGVVALTGALLQHSALDDLTHRVTPTQEANLRLRGELADSSRRMNAYLLTGDPAQLAAFLSSRNEFRGPLTEALTHAPADARPYLSAQERPIQDYLRITDQVQTATPGSPGAAALAVAAQVPYKAFEATNAELDGRLTHDADELSDRADLIAGSAGAATCALLVLATVLALIAGLHTVRGITRPLAGIRTVLGRLAQGDHGARAPDRGPAEVRAVAHAVNVLADENDRLRRLDAERDRLATAARQAGIGIRSGLDLDQILDEAVRGLGEALRADHVLVLQADDGGGPDVPVVRAWSADRGSLPSEELLRLPPAPAEIIQEHYAQDTSWSVDDVRPHLASGSALPGAPGSFGTTGPPPEVRAALTAMGVVAVLATPFGSGTEAMGAVVLARSRPGDVWLPMEVEAVESIAAGLGRAVRQSRTYRQETELVDRLKALDKAKNDFLSTVSHELRTPLTSIIGYVELLANDSGPLSDGQRHMVEVVDRNAARLRNLIEDLLTISRVESGAFTSERLPVDLRQLVNSSVEAIRPAAMAVPVTLNQVPAEDDLIVLGDVHQLDRVLMNLLTNAVKFTPPGGLVTVSTSRGDGEAVLTVGDTGIGIPEKDQKDLFHRFFRASNVTELAIPGTGLGLAIVRSIVTNHEGRLEIHSAEGEGTTVITHLPLLPDTPG